The following are encoded together in the Pungitius pungitius chromosome 7, fPunPun2.1, whole genome shotgun sequence genome:
- the zbtb11 gene encoding zinc finger and BTB domain-containing protein 11 encodes MSSEESYLAIIRYLTDEREPYAPGTPGNTKRKIRKAATCYVVRDGTLFYQRRLKGQNDFTELEVVLQDARRTELIDEAHTVTGAGEHLNQQLTWDTISRKYWWRGILKNVKDHIRECPSCQSRRGADDGSGPRAFSRPGRRKAVANDEEEEEDEEEEEEEEEEVGDNGPVLPDSSCQLRAKTTAKHELVFVDSKGEVNQFLPKHSQTMLDKLNQQRLCNQFCDITLLIEGEEHRAHKAVLAACSEYFNELFFAKGAASTHEAVVDLSGFTKVSFLPLLDFAYTSALTFNFCVMADIANLARHLLMTEVLQICESVHKQVEEQKLTVYQRGDVHTVVSSQPAAQDGPMVVTIEGDEPLAFLAAAATEEADAQQPVSVVAEATEGGGAQGGEAVTLMAHEPGETLTLISGGSEGDTMTVVTHSGQAGASESLAVVSACLAMEEQQQQPAAAAASEVFVINVDPDRASPSEVVKLSSDAEAAAAVAVPPKRKRGRPAKVKVKKEVELFAPLEEEEPSADEGHGDKQDASDDPKRRRLRQRSIAEGGYARLHMGLEEEEEEEEGGKKGPTSPRNAALKAPIRTGKRGRPPKQPVEPQGEGQPEPGAEPQPCAVEGETPAELVADEAGPKGAEPETAEVKQQQEAAAAADVDGEHKCARCGASFQRRFSLIMHMLKHEKARGYKCSLCSKEFQYAASLRAHLARHKQQSSQRAPPAAAAKPPAEARPHGDLDGRAAAPQTKREFVCDICGKTLPKLYSLRIHMLNHTGVRPHACKVCGKTFAHKHGLKMHRTLHDLTKQFQCEYCTKSFVSKRSMEEHTSLHTGESKYLCNTCGATFHRASALSKHLKKHMPKPDVRPFACTQCDRRFYEAKDLQQHMNKHMGLKPFQCQVCGKCYSWKKDWYSHVKSHSVAEPFKCNVCGKEFFEKSLFRRHVKKATHGKKGRVKQNLERECEQCGRKFTQLREYRRHVNNHQGVKPFECLTCGVAWADARSLKRHVRTHTGERPYVCPMCQEAHIDARTLRKHMTKFHSDNLPGKIMLEKDTLQFHNQGTQVEHAVSIMASELPPELRPAPPAVPTEEIETVLITDETVEAMQAVVEVAGDGSAAATLSDQGIMQVVNYVLAQQGLADPKVEETHEVIQTMEVEVGHVAEVE; translated from the exons ATGTCGAGTGAAGAGAGCTACCTGGCCATCATTCGCTACCTGACCGATGAACGGGAGCCGTACGCACCGGGGACCCCCGGGAACACCAAGCGCAAGATCCGCAAGGCGGCCACCTGCTACGTGGTGCGGGACGGGACGCTGTTCTACCAGCGCCGCCTGAAGGGCCAGAACGACTTCACGGAGCTGGAGGTGGTGCTGCAGGACGCCCGCAGGACGGAGCTCATCGACGAGGCGCACACCGTCACCGGGGCGGGAGAGCACCTGAACCAGCAGCTCACCTGGGACACCATCTCCAGGAAGTACTGGTGGAGAG ggatCCTGAAGAACGTCAAAGACCACATCAGAGAATGCCCCTCGTGCCAGAGCCGGCGCGGCGCCGACGACGGCTCCGGGCCGCGGGCCTTCTCCAGGCCGGGGAGACGCAAGGCGGTCGCCaacgatgaagaggaggaggaagatgaggaagaagaggaggaggaggaggaggaggtgggagacAACGGCCCGGTCCTCCCCGACTCGTCCTGTCAGCTGAGGGCCAAGACGACGGCCAAGCACGAACTGGTCTTT GTGGACAGTAAAGGTGAGGTCAACCAGTTCCTGCCCAAACACAGCCAGACCATGCTGGACAAACTCAACCAGCAGCGCCTCTGCAACCAGTTCTGTGACATCACGCTGCTGATCGAAGGCGAGGAGCACCGCGCCCACAAGGCCGTGCTGGCGGCGTGCAGCGAGTACTTCAACGAGCTGTTTTTCGCGAAGGGCGCCGCCTCCACCCATGAGGCCGTGGTCGACCTCTCCG GTTTCACTAAAGTCAGCTTCCTGCCGCTGCTGGACTTCGCGTACACGTCCGCGCTCACCTTCAACTTCTGCGTCATGGCGGACATCGCCAACCTGGCTCGCCACCTGCTGATGACGGAGGTGCTGCAGATCTGCGAGTCGGTGCAcaagcaggtggaggagcagaagcTGACGGTGTACCAGAGGGGCGACGTGCACACGGTGGTGTCCAGCCAGCCGGCGGCGCAGGACGGCCCGATGGTGGTCACCATCGAGGGCGACGAGCCCCTGGCCTtcctggcggcggcggcgacggaGGAGGCCGACGCCCAGCAGCCCGTGAGCGTTGTTGCCGAGGCgacggaggggggcggggcgcaGGGCGGCGAGGCGGTGACTCTGATGGCTCACGAGCCGGGCGAGACGCTCACGCTGATCTCCGGCGGCTCGGAAGGGGACACGATGACCGTGGTCACGCACAGCGGGCAGGCGGGCGCCAGCGAGTCCCTCGCCGTGGTGTCCGCCTGCCTGGcgatggaggagcagcagcagcagccggcggcggcggcggcctccgaAGTGTTCGTCATCAACGTGGACCCGGACAGAGCGAGTCCCTCGGAGGTCGTCAAGCTGTCCTCGGacgcggaggcggcggcggcggtggcggtgcCCCCGAAACGTAAACGGGGACGTCCGGCCAAGGTGAAGGTGAAGAAGGAGGTGGAGCTTTTCGctcctctggaggaggaggagccctcTGCTGACGAAGGACACGGAGACAAGCAGGACGCATCGGACGACCCCAAGAGGAGACGACTCCGACAGCGCTCCATCGCCGAGGGGGGGTACGCCCGCCTGCACAtgggcctggaggaggaggaggaggaggaggaggggggaaagaaGGGGCCGACGTCTCCGCGAAATGCTGCTTTAAAG GCGCCTATTAGGACGGGTAAAAGGGGACGACCTCCAAAGCAGCCGGTGGAGCCTCAAGGTGAAGGTCAGCCTGAGCCGGGGGCGGAGCCTCAGCCCTGCGCCGTGGAAGGCGAGACGCCAGCAGAGCTCGTTGCGGACGAGGCGGGAccgaagggggcggagccagagaCAGCCGAGgtcaagcagcagcaggaggcggcggcggcggcggacgtCGACGGGGAGCACAAGTGCGCGAGGTGCGGCGCGTCCTTCCAGAGGCGCTTCTCCCTCATCATGCACATGCTCAAACACGAGAAGGCTCGCGGCTACAAGTGCAGC CTCTGCAGCAAGGAGTTCCAGTACGCCGCCTCGCTCCGAGCCCACCTGGCCCGGCACAAGCAGCAGAGCAGCCAGCGggcgccgcccgccgccgccgccaaacCCCCCGCCGAGGCCCGGCCGCACGGCGACCTGGACGGCAGGGCGGCGGCGCCGCAGACCAAGCGCGAGTTCGTGTGCGACATCTGCGGCAAGACGCTGCCGAAGCTCTACTCCCTGAGGATCCACATGCTGAACCACACGGGCGTCCGGCCGCACGCCTGCAAGGTCTGCGGGAAGACGTTCGCCCACAAGCACGGCCTGAAGATGCACCGCACGCTGCACGACCTCACCAAGCAGTTCCAGTGCGAGTACTGCACCAAGTCCTTCGTGAGCAAGCGCAGCATGGAGGAGCACACCAGCCTGCACACAG gtgaGTCAAAGTACCTGTGCAACACGTGCGGGGCGACTTTCCATCGAGCGTCGGCTCTGAGCAAACACCTGAAGAAGCACATGCCCAAACCCGACGTCCGCCCGTTCGCCTGCACTCA GTGTGACAGGAGGTTCTACGAGGCCAAAGACCTGCAGCAGCACATGAACAAGCACATGGGTCTGAAGCCGTTCCAGTGCCAGGTTTGTGGGAAGTGCTACAGCTGGAAGAAGGACTGGTACTCGCACGTCAAGTCCCACAGCGTGGCCGAGCCCTTCAA GTGTAACGTGTGCGGGAAGGAGTTCTTCGAGAAGTCTCTGTTCCGGAGACACGTGAAGAAGGCGACGCACGGGAAGAAGGGCCGAGTGAAGCAGAACCTGGAGCGGGAGTGCGAGCAGTGCGGCAGGAAGTTCACCCAGCTGAGGGAGTACCGGCGCCACGTCAACAACCACCAGG GAGTGAAGCCCTTCGAGTGCCTGACGTGCGGCGTGGCGTGGGCCGACGCGCGCTCCCTGAAGCGCCACGTGCGCACGCACACGGGCGAGCGCCCCTACGTGTGCCCCATGTGCCAGGAGGCGCACATCGACGCGCGCACGCTGCGCAAGCACATGACCAAGTTCCACAGCGACAACCTGCCGGGGAAGATCATGCTGGAGAAGGACACGCTGCAGTTCCACAACCAGGGCACGCAGGTGGAGCACGCCGTCAGCATCATGGCCTCCGAGCTGCCGCCCGAGCtgcgcccggcgccccccgccgtcCCCACGGAGGAGATCGAGACGGTGCTGATCACCGACGAGACGGTGGAGGCCATGCAGGCGGTGGTGGAGGTGGCGGGCGACGGCTCGGCGGCGGCGACGCTGTCGGACCAGGGCATCATGCAGGTGGTGAACTACGTCCTGGCGCAGCAGGGCCTCGCCGACCCCAAGGTGGAGGAAACCCACGAGGTCATCCAGAccatggaggtggaggtgggccACGTGGCCGAGGTCGAGTGA
- the dpt gene encoding dermatopontin — MHPALLPLAALASLLAAAGAQSHDHHDMSWVNGYRQGFNFQCPHGEVIVATRSYFSEADGSDRLWSFECQPTPEGLGEPTDCWWDDISRAGMEWSSTCTRNGLVAGVQSKYFESVLDREWQFYCCYYQRRCPYSCIKTSDIPENYREEAELVVPSYGFFIRGAQTTFSGVLRDRQWKYILCRMTDFDCEFENL; from the exons ATGCATCCCGCTCTGCTGCCGTTGGCGGCGTTGGCGTCTCTGCTCGCCGCGGCGGGCGCCCAGTCCCACGACCACCACGACATGTCCTGGGTCAACGGCTACCGCCAGGGCTTCAACTTCCAGTGTCCCCACGGAGAGGTCATCGTGGCCACCAGGAGCTACTTCAGCGAGGCGGACGGCTCGGACCGCCTGTGGTCGTTTGAGTGCCAGCCCACGCCGGAGGGCCTCGGGGAGCCCACCGACTGCTGGTGGGACGACATCAGCCGCGCCGGGATGGAGTG GTCTTCGACGTGCACTCGTAACGGCCTGGTGGCGGGCGTCCAAAGCAAGTACTTTGAGTCAGTTCTGGACCGGGAATGGCAGTTCTACTGCTGCTATTACCAACGCAGATGCCCCTACTCCTGCAT CAAGACGAGCGACATCCCTGAGAACTAccgagaggaggcggagctcgtGGTTCCCTCGTACGGGTTCTTCATCCGAGGAGCTCAGACCACCTTCAGCGGCGTCTTAAG AGACCGGCAGTGGAAGTACATCCTGTGCAGGATGACGGACTTCGATTGTGAATTTGAAAACCTGTAG
- the atp1b1a gene encoding sodium/potassium-transporting ATPase subunit beta-1a, with amino-acid sequence MQANKDSDGGWRTFVWNSEKKEFLGRTGSSWLKIFLFYVIFYGCLAGIFIGTIQALLLTLSNYKPTYQDRVAPPGLSHTPRSEKSEIKFNPSDASSYKMYTDAMNAFLLSYEDVNQTDQMKFEDCGGTPGPYKDRGILGDNLGQRKACRFSRSLLKVCSGKDDPHYGFDVGAPCIIVKLNRIVNFRPKAPMNDTLPDLQSNVQPNLIPISCKNKREEDAGKIGEIKYFGLGQGFPLQYYPYYGKLLHPQYLQPLVAIQFNNLTRNEELRIECKVYGDNIGYSEKDRYQGRFDIKFSIAS; translated from the exons ATGCAGGCGAACAAGGACAGCGACGGCGGCTGGAGGACATTTGTGTGGAATTCGGAGAAGAAGGAGTTTCTCGGGCGGACGGGGAGCAGTTGGC TGAAGATCTTCCTCTTCTACGTGATCTTCTACGGATGCTTGGCGGGGATCTTCATCGGGACCATCCAGGCTCTGCTGCTGACGCTCAGCAACTACAAACCCACCTACCAGGACCGGGTGGCCCCCCCAG GCCTGTCCCACACGCCCCGCTCTGAGAAATCCGAAATCAAGTTCAATCCGTCTGACGCCTCCTCGTACAAGATGTACACGGACGCCATGAACGCCTTCCTGTTGAGCTACGAGGACGTCAACCAGACCGACCAGATGAAGTTTGAAGACTGTGGAG gcacCCCCGGGCCCTACAAGGACCGCGGCATCCTGGGAGACAACCTTGGCCAGAGGAAGGCGTGCCGCTTCTCCCGGTCTCTGCTCAAGGTCTGCTCCGGGAAGGACGACCCGCACTACGGCTTCGACGTCGGGGCGCCGTGCATCATCGTCAAGCTCAACAGGATCGTCAACTTCAGGCCAAAG GCTCCGATGAACGACACTCTCCCAGATTTGCAGAGCAATGTGCAGCCCAACCTGATCCCCATCTCCTGCAAGAACAAG agagaagaggacgCCGGCAAGATCGGAGAGATCAAATACTTTGGTCTGGGGCAGGGCTTCCCGCTGCAGTACTACCCGTACTACGGCAAGCTGCTGCACCCCCAGTACCTGCAGCCGCTGGTGGCCATCCAGTTCAACAACCTGACCCGGAACGAGGAGCTCCGCATCGAGTGCAAAGTGTACGGCGACAACATCGGCTACAGCGAGAAGGACCGCTATCAGGGACGCTTCGACATCAAGTTCAGCATCGCCTCGTGA